A single genomic interval of Deltaproteobacteria bacterium harbors:
- a CDS encoding DUF4340 domain-containing protein, whose translation MKRSTVIALAVFIALLVSAVMLLTQKPERGITRVSLTDINIQQIDRIVFNGKNAAEIKRQANAKWFLDNGKLADNAAVERLLESLVKINSSNLLTRDPNHYAEYETDDEKGTKLTAYSGAQKVIELTVGKNTSNGLAIRIDNSVYAVNGVYSGAFVRKASDWLEKRVFAQKIDEAKRLEIKLANSSAYALIKKDNSWSIENPDIFPKDFRFDANAASSLVSNVVNLRLNDFIMPDPGVEKTGLGDDANTLSITFSQATTNASNNADSQEIVKVLRIGKDKEKNKEIYAKLDGSDDIFTLAVSSANRLLKPASDLRDLKLLQFDITKVKKLSIKSTKVNLAFAKNDTAWTLVYSNEKKPANFALDPMLIERRVNLILNLRATRLATAKENSKSGLAKPTSVVTVELNDGSKVNLRFGREFKDENKEAIFAQGNIDNATYVLNTSIWKNLLGGIVTFNKQPESFSGGMPNLDPQTLAKLPPDVREQLIKQMMQKQREQQLIKQLETNAAQKQNTPTKP comes from the coding sequence ATGAAACGTTCTACTGTTATCGCATTAGCAGTTTTTATTGCACTTTTAGTTAGCGCAGTGATGCTACTTACTCAAAAACCTGAACGCGGTATTACTCGGGTTTCACTTACCGATATAAATATTCAACAGATAGATCGCATAGTTTTTAACGGTAAAAATGCGGCTGAAATAAAACGTCAGGCAAATGCAAAGTGGTTTCTTGATAATGGCAAACTTGCTGATAATGCGGCGGTTGAGCGTTTACTTGAGTCGCTAGTAAAAATTAATTCCAGTAATTTATTAACGCGTGATCCTAATCATTATGCTGAATATGAGACTGATGATGAAAAAGGTACAAAACTTACGGCATATTCTGGTGCTCAAAAAGTAATTGAATTAACCGTTGGTAAAAATACTTCTAATGGATTGGCGATACGTATTGATAATTCCGTATATGCGGTTAATGGCGTATATTCTGGTGCTTTTGTACGTAAAGCTTCAGACTGGTTAGAGAAGCGCGTATTTGCACAAAAAATCGATGAAGCTAAACGATTAGAAATCAAACTAGCTAATTCTTCTGCATATGCATTGATAAAAAAAGATAATTCTTGGTCTATTGAAAATCCTGATATTTTTCCTAAAGATTTTCGTTTTGATGCTAACGCCGCCAGTTCATTGGTATCTAATGTAGTAAACTTAAGGCTTAATGATTTTATTATGCCGGATCCTGGTGTTGAAAAAACAGGTCTAGGAGATGATGCAAATACACTAAGTATAACTTTTAGCCAAGCAACAACTAATGCTAGCAATAATGCGGATTCACAAGAAATTGTCAAAGTATTGCGAATTGGAAAAGATAAAGAAAAAAATAAAGAAATTTATGCCAAGCTTGATGGTAGCGATGATATTTTCACTTTAGCCGTAAGCAGCGCCAATAGATTGTTAAAGCCTGCAAGTGATTTACGTGATTTAAAGTTACTGCAATTTGATATTACTAAAGTGAAAAAACTTTCAATAAAAAGCACTAAAGTTAATTTAGCTTTTGCAAAAAATGATACTGCGTGGACATTAGTATATAGCAACGAGAAAAAGCCAGCCAATTTTGCACTTGATCCGATGTTAATTGAGCGACGAGTTAATTTAATCTTAAATTTACGCGCTACACGATTAGCAACTGCAAAAGAGAACAGTAAAAGTGGCTTGGCAAAGCCTACAAGTGTTGTGACAGTTGAGTTAAATGATGGTAGCAAAGTTAATTTACGTTTTGGTCGAGAATTTAAAGATGAAAATAAAGAGGCCATATTTGCACAAGGCAACATCGACAATGCCACCTATGTTTTAAATACCAGTATTTGGAAAAACCTCCTTGGCGGTATAGTTACTTTCAATAAACAACCTGAGTCTTTTAGTGGTGGGATGCCAAACTTGGACCCTCAAACTTTAGCAAAATTACCACCAGATGTGCGCGAGCAATTGATAAAACAGATGATGCAAAAACAGCGTGAGCAACAATTAATAAAACAATTAGAAACTAATGCTGCACAAAAACAAAATACTCCTACTAAACCTTAA
- a CDS encoding GldG family protein, producing MNQKKLVDLTVLAVAIVGSLILINIVGVKLFGRLDFTRDRQFSLSKATKDTLAELKGPVTVRAYFTADLPPQYSANARYIKDILDEYYSNSNDNFRYEFIDPATAETAADKEKKKEVKHDIFGRAVREPTSIERELETLGIPPVQVQVNEDDKVEVKRAYMGIAVIAGEKKEVIPVVQNSAGFEYDLTTLIRKLTRAKLPKIALIDGHQGFDTDKEISNAWQLLARNYQMIKVDLTQQKEIPVDVDAIIIASPKTPFSQDEKRALDAFVMSGRGAAFLLDVIRPDMQTMQSEPANHGLDDLMQAYGVTVGPGLVVDSNCARIRVKQIRGNMQFIQPVAYPFIPFSQALDRQHPLTRGLANVAFPFISPVYVNTSDNDTIKVEKLIQSSSQSWLQKPPYNLDPMQRWTMDMVNDEGAKNLIVTLSGALKSYANPNNHANNARVIVAGGASFIHDQFLSQTNATLLMNLVDWMLLDDALLAVRSRGLAAAPLNETSDMGRAAAKWINIIGVPFVLVGFGLVRWQLRERRRKNIKV from the coding sequence ATGAACCAGAAAAAACTAGTTGATCTAACAGTATTAGCTGTTGCAATTGTGGGCAGCTTAATTTTAATCAATATTGTTGGAGTAAAATTATTTGGTCGTCTTGATTTTACTCGTGATCGTCAATTTTCATTAAGCAAAGCCACTAAAGATACGCTTGCCGAACTCAAAGGCCCAGTTACGGTGCGAGCATATTTTACGGCGGACTTGCCGCCGCAGTATAGTGCCAATGCTCGTTATATTAAAGATATTCTCGATGAGTATTACAGTAATAGTAACGACAATTTTAGGTATGAATTTATTGATCCGGCCACGGCTGAAACCGCTGCTGATAAAGAAAAGAAAAAAGAGGTCAAACACGATATTTTTGGCCGTGCTGTACGTGAACCCACAAGTATAGAGCGTGAATTAGAAACTTTAGGTATCCCGCCAGTACAAGTACAAGTTAATGAAGACGATAAAGTAGAAGTAAAACGTGCTTATATGGGTATCGCAGTTATAGCTGGTGAGAAAAAAGAAGTGATTCCCGTCGTACAAAATAGCGCAGGTTTTGAATATGATTTAACTACACTTATTCGCAAACTTACACGCGCTAAACTTCCAAAAATCGCTTTAATAGATGGCCACCAAGGCTTTGATACTGATAAAGAAATTAGCAATGCCTGGCAATTGCTGGCGCGTAATTATCAAATGATCAAGGTTGATCTTACCCAACAAAAAGAAATCCCTGTTGATGTTGATGCGATTATTATTGCTTCACCTAAAACACCATTTTCACAAGATGAAAAACGTGCTCTTGACGCTTTTGTAATGTCAGGTCGCGGTGCAGCATTTTTACTTGATGTTATTCGTCCTGATATGCAGACCATGCAAAGCGAGCCAGCTAATCATGGTCTTGATGATTTAATGCAAGCCTACGGTGTAACCGTAGGCCCAGGTTTAGTAGTAGATAGTAATTGCGCTAGAATTAGAGTTAAGCAGATACGTGGCAATATGCAATTTATTCAACCAGTAGCGTATCCCTTTATCCCATTTTCACAAGCTCTTGATCGGCAACACCCATTAACTCGTGGTTTAGCTAACGTTGCTTTCCCATTTATTAGTCCGGTTTATGTTAATACTTCAGACAACGATACCATAAAGGTTGAAAAACTGATTCAATCGTCATCGCAAAGCTGGTTACAAAAACCACCTTATAATCTTGATCCAATGCAACGCTGGACAATGGATATGGTCAATGATGAAGGGGCCAAAAATTTAATTGTTACACTTTCTGGTGCGTTAAAAAGTTATGCGAATCCAAACAACCATGCCAACAATGCAAGAGTTATAGTTGCTGGCGGCGCCTCATTTATTCATGATCAATTTTTATCGCAGACTAATGCCACCTTATTAATGAATTTAGTGGATTGGATGTTACTTGATGATGCTTTGTTAGCGGTACGTTCACGTGGTTTAGCAGCAGCACCGCTAAACGAGACTAGCGACATGGGCCGTGCAGCGGCTAAATGGATAAATATTATAGGGGTGCCATTTGTTTTAGTTGGTTTTGGTTTGGTACGATGGCAACTTCGTGAACGAAGACGAAAAAACATTAAAGTTTAA